A genomic segment from Actinoplanes sichuanensis encodes:
- a CDS encoding TIGR03619 family F420-dependent LLM class oxidoreductase, translating to MKFTLGIALSPLDQLTELARTAEECGFASIALPDSLFYSEHVSAAYPYTPDGSRFWNADTPWPDPMVAAGAMGAVTSTIRFYTQVLKLDPRNPVLLARQIGTVAALTGNRFGLGVGLGWSPEESHWCGQPFSDRGARADESIEILKRILGGGMVSFHGKHFSFEKLQMSPAPTEPVPFYVGGHSEPALRRAARIGDGWSSAMIGFDDLRTTITRLAELRAEYGRAHLPFEIQAVCIDRPGLDGFRQQAEIGVTDAIVIPWRRLDASLQEKRDALRRFADRFVGPLASAG from the coding sequence ATGAAATTCACGCTGGGGATCGCGCTGAGTCCGCTCGACCAGTTGACCGAGCTCGCCCGTACCGCTGAGGAATGTGGTTTCGCCTCGATCGCGTTGCCGGATTCGCTGTTCTATTCCGAGCACGTCTCCGCCGCATATCCCTACACGCCGGACGGCAGCCGTTTCTGGAATGCCGACACCCCGTGGCCGGACCCGATGGTGGCGGCCGGGGCGATGGGCGCGGTCACCTCGACGATCCGTTTCTACACCCAGGTCCTCAAACTCGATCCGCGGAATCCGGTGCTGCTCGCGCGGCAGATCGGCACGGTCGCGGCGCTCACCGGAAACCGGTTCGGGCTCGGTGTCGGGCTCGGCTGGTCGCCCGAGGAATCGCACTGGTGCGGTCAGCCGTTCTCCGATCGCGGGGCCCGCGCCGACGAGTCGATCGAGATTCTCAAACGGATTCTCGGCGGTGGCATGGTGTCGTTTCACGGTAAGCATTTCTCGTTCGAGAAACTGCAGATGAGCCCGGCGCCGACCGAACCGGTCCCGTTCTACGTCGGCGGGCATTCCGAACCGGCGCTGCGCCGGGCCGCGCGGATCGGCGACGGCTGGTCCTCGGCGATGATCGGTTTCGACGATCTGCGGACCACGATCACCAGGCTGGCCGAGCTCCGCGCCGAGTACGGCCGCGCCCACCTGCCGTTCGAGATCCAGGCGGTCTGCATCGACCGGCCCGGCCTCGACGGGTTCCGGCAGCAGGCCGAGATCGGCGTCACCGATGCCATCGTCATCCCGTGGCGCCGCCTCGACGCCTCCCTCCAGGAGAAACGTGACGCTCTGCGCCGCTTCGCGGACCGATTCGTGGGGCCGCTAGCCTCGGCCGGGTGA